In a single window of the Arachis hypogaea cultivar Tifrunner chromosome 6, arahy.Tifrunner.gnm2.J5K5, whole genome shotgun sequence genome:
- the LOC112695435 gene encoding probable aldo-keto reductase 1: MAEAGSESVSIPRVNLGSQGLQVSKLGFGCMGLTGAYNDPLPEQEAISVIKHAFTQGITFFDTADIYGSNHANELLLAKALKQLPRNKIQLATKFGVSKPNPDVQIKGTPDYVRSCCEASLKRLDVDYIDLYYQHRVDTSVPIEQTMGELKKLVEEGKVKYIGLSEASPDTIRRAHAVHPITAVQLEWSLWTRDIEDEVIPLCGELGIGIVPYSPLGRGFFGGKGVVETVPSVSTLSGHPRFQAENIEKNKKIYERIESLAKKYECTTPQLALAWVLQQGNDVVPIPGTTKMKNLDQNIGALLVKLSENDLKEISEAVPIDDVAGDRHYSEGTAKFTWKFANTPPNDSSVST; encoded by the exons ATGGCAGAAGCAGGGAGTGAGAGCGTTTCCATTCCTCGCGTGAACCTTGGTTCCCAAGGCCTTCAA GTTTCAAAGTTGGGGTTTGGGTGTATGGGCCTCACTGGAGCTTACAACGATCCTCTCCCCGAACAAGAAGCCATATCAGTTATTAAGCATGCTTTCACTCAAGGCATCACATTTTTCGATACTGCTGATATCTATGGTTCTAATCATGCTAATGAACTCTTGCTCGCCAAG GCTTTGAAGCAATTGCCTAGGAACAAGATACAGCTAGCAACAAAATTTGGCGTTTCAAAACCAAACCCTGATGTGCAGATCAAGGGTACACCAGACTATGTGCGGTCATGTTGTGAAGCCAGCTTGAAACGCCTTGACGTTGATTACATTGATCTCTATTATCAGCATAGAGTCGACACATCAGTGCCTATAGAACAAACA ATGGGTGAACTTAAGAAACTGGTTGAGGAGGGAAAAGTGAAGTACATAGGGTTATCTGAAGCCAGCCCTGATACTATAAGGAGAGCTCATGCTGTTCATCCTATTACAGCAGTTCAATTAGAGTGGTCCCTTTGGACTCGAGACATCGAGGACGAAGTAATCCCTCTTTGCGG GGAACTTGGTATTGGAATTGTGCCTTATAGCCCTCTTGGTCGTGGCTTTTTTGGCGGCAAGGGAGTTGTGGAAACTGTGCCTTCTGTTAGCACCTTG AGCGGTCATCCCCGTTTCCAGGCAGAGAACATagagaagaacaagaagatataTGAAAGAATAGAAAGCCTTGCAAAGAAGTATGAGTGTACCACTCCTCAGTTGGCATTAGCATGGGTACTCCAACAAGGCAATGATGTTGTGCCTATTCCTG GAACTACTAAAATGAAGAACCTGGATCAAAACATAGGTGCCTTGTTGGTTAAACTTAGTGAGAACGACCTAAAGGAAATTTCGGAAGCAGTTCCGATTGATGATGTAGCAGGAGATAGGCACTACAGTGAAGGGACTGCTAAATTTACTTGGAAGTTTGCTAACACACCTCCAAATGATTCAAGTGTCTCAACTTGA